The Allocoprobacillus halotolerans nucleotide sequence TATATGAATTTCCAAATATTTGTCAACTCTTTTAGATACAAAGTCTTGATTTTCTGTTAAAATAGAAAAGAAGGTGATGAAAATATGAAGATTAGAAAAAGTTTTGAACAAGCAATATGCATATTACTTTTAATTGGTGCTCACGAAAAACCTATTAAAAGTCATGAATTAAGTGAAAAATTACTTGTATCTGATTCTTATTTAAAAAAAATCACCAGACAACTGGTTGTAGCTGGTTTTATTGCATCTATGGCTAATAAACGTGGTGGTTTTGCTTTAACTAAACCCCTTGATCAAATATCTTTATTAGATATTTTTGAAGCTATGGAAGGTAAAGAACCTTTTGTTAAAACAACCCATTTAGTAGATAAAGTCTTTGATCCTCATTTAAGAGTAAAAGAAACAGAAGATTTTATTGTTGATTATTTAAATGCGGCTGAAAAACAGTATAAAGAAAAGTTAAAAGAAATTACTTTATCTCAAATTATTGAAGCTGCCCATCAAAAAGAATAAAAGGAGATTTTTTATGAATGAATATATACTTTCTATTTTAAAAGATATTATGGCAATTGATAGTCCTTCAGGATATACAAAAGAAGTGATTCAATATTGTCAAAACGAAGCTAAAAATTTAGGTTTTCAAACAAAATTAACTCAAAAAGGAAATTTACAAGTTTTTGTAGAAGGACAAGATAATTATACAATTGGTTTTTGTGGACATGTTGATACACTTGGATTAATGGTAAGAAGTATTAAAGAAGATGGAACATTAGCTTTTACTAATGTTGGTGGTCCTATTATTCCTACACTAGATGGTGAATATTGTCGTATTATCACAAGAGATCATCAAGTTTATACAGGAACTATTCTTTCTAATTCACCAGCTGCTCATGTTTATAAAGATTCTAAAGATAAAGAAAGATCTTGTGATACAATGCATATTCGTATTGATGAAATGGTGAAAACAAAAGCTGATGTTCAAAAATTAGGAATTAATAATGGTGATTATATTGCGATTGATCCTAAAACAACGATTACCGACTCTGGTTTTATCAAATCACGTTTCTTAGATGATAAAATGAGTGTAGCCATTTTATTTGGTGTTTTAAAACATCTTTCACAAAATCAAATAAAACCTCAACATAATCTTTATTTTATGATTTCTACATTTGAAGAAGTTGGTCATGGAAGCAGCTATATTGATAGCCAAGTTGATGAATTAATAGCGGTAGATATGGGTTGTATTGGTGAGGATTTAGCTTGTAAAGAATATGATGTCAGCATTTGTGCAAAGGATTCAAGCGGTCCTTATGATTATGATATGACTTCTACTTTTATTAGTCTTGCAAAAGAACATCAACTACAATACGCTGTGGATATTTATCCATTTTACAGCAGTGATGTTTCAGCTGCTTTAAGAGGTGGACAAAATATTAAAGGTGCATTAATTGGACCTGGTGTTCATGCAAGTCACGGTATGGAAAGAACACATATTCAAGCTGTTGAAAATACATATCAGTTAATTTTAGCTTATATCAACAAAGGAGAAAATCATGGATAGAAAATTATTATTATTTGATGTAGATGGAACATTAGTCAGTTATGATGGCACTATCCCTCAAAGTTGTATTGATGCTTTAAAACAAGCCAAAGACAAAGGACATTATATTTTTGTTGTGACAGGAAGAACACGCAATCGTGCTACAGTTGGAAATATCGATGTCAGTGGTATTATTTGTGGTAATGGTGCTTATATTGAATGTGAAGGAGAAGTCTTAAAAGATAAAAAACTTTCATTAGAGCAAGTCAAAGAAATCACTGATTATTTAGATAGTCATGATATATGTTATTTTATGGAAGGTAATGATGGTTTATATGGTTCTCATGATTTTGAAACAAGAGCTGTTCCAACTTATCAAAAATATGGACATTCAGGAACACCAAAGATTCGTGAAATTTATCCAATGATGGAATTTCCTGAAAGCATGTATCAAGAAAACATTACAAAAATTAATTATGTTTTAAATACATATCAAGATTATCTTGATTTTAAAGCCCATTTTCCTCAATTCCAATGTTTAACTTGGGGTGGACAAGGTGAAGATGCTTTATTTGGAGATTGTGCTTTACCTCATATTGATAAAAAGATGGCTATTGAACAATTGATTGAATATCTTGATATGGATAAACAAGATATTTATGCTTTTGGTGATGCTGAAGTGGATATCCCTATGTTTCAATGTGCGGGAACAAGTATTTGTGTAGGCAGTGGTAGAGAAGCAGCAAAAAAGCCGCTGACTATGTCACAAAAGATGTCTTAGATGATGGTATATATGAAGCTTTAAAACATTTCCATTTAATCTAAAGGAGGCATTTTATGTCAACAATTACTAAGGATGCGATGGTCATTGCATTTTTGAAAATAGCTGCACATAAACCCATTGACAACATCACTGTCAAAGATATTGTGACAACTTGTGGTATTGCCAGACAAACATTCTATTATCATTTTCAAGATATTTTAGAAGTCATTGAATATGCTTTACAACAACAAGGAGAAATTCTTCTTCAAAAAACATTAGATGCGCCTACACTGAAAGATGCTTTACGTATTTTTGTTTCAACACTTGATGATAAACCTGAGATTATCAACAGATTTCTACAAACTCATAAATATGATCAAGTCAGACAATTGCTGTTATCAGCTGTAAAAACTTATTTTCAAAATTTAATTTATTTAAGAAATGTTCTACCTGATTTAACGCAATCCCAAATTGATATCGTTGTTACATTTTATTCATCTGCTATTATTGGAACATTGATGGAATATAGTGAAAAGAAAAATGTTGATTTAGATACTCTTACAAATGATTTATATGATCTTCTATGTGGAAAGTATATTCCTGATATTGAAAATAAATAGAAATGCTATATATCATTACAAAAAGGGATGAAAGTGATGAATAATAATTTAATGGATTTTAATCACCTTTTTGAAGTTAAAAAGGCTGAAGATATATTATCAGATTTAAAGTACATTATTGATGCATCACAAAAAAATGCATATCAGGCTGTTAATGTTGCTTTAGTATATCGTAACTGGCTAATTGGTTATCGAATAGCTGAAGAATCTTTAAATGATGACAATCGTGCAGAGTATGGGGCTGAAATAATTAAAAAATTATCAAAAGAATTGACGAAAATATATGGAAAAGGTTTTGATAGAGTTACTTTGTATCGTTGTTA carries:
- a CDS encoding RrF2 family transcriptional regulator; amino-acid sequence: MKIRKSFEQAICILLLIGAHEKPIKSHELSEKLLVSDSYLKKITRQLVVAGFIASMANKRGGFALTKPLDQISLLDIFEAMEGKEPFVKTTHLVDKVFDPHLRVKETEDFIVDYLNAAEKQYKEKLKEITLSQIIEAAHQKE
- a CDS encoding M42 family metallopeptidase, which produces MNEYILSILKDIMAIDSPSGYTKEVIQYCQNEAKNLGFQTKLTQKGNLQVFVEGQDNYTIGFCGHVDTLGLMVRSIKEDGTLAFTNVGGPIIPTLDGEYCRIITRDHQVYTGTILSNSPAAHVYKDSKDKERSCDTMHIRIDEMVKTKADVQKLGINNGDYIAIDPKTTITDSGFIKSRFLDDKMSVAILFGVLKHLSQNQIKPQHNLYFMISTFEEVGHGSSYIDSQVDELIAVDMGCIGEDLACKEYDVSICAKDSSGPYDYDMTSTFISLAKEHQLQYAVDIYPFYSSDVSAALRGGQNIKGALIGPGVHASHGMERTHIQAVENTYQLILAYINKGENHG
- a CDS encoding TetR family transcriptional regulator translates to MSTITKDAMVIAFLKIAAHKPIDNITVKDIVTTCGIARQTFYYHFQDILEVIEYALQQQGEILLQKTLDAPTLKDALRIFVSTLDDKPEIINRFLQTHKYDQVRQLLLSAVKTYFQNLIYLRNVLPDLTQSQIDIVVTFYSSAIIGTLMEYSEKKNVDLDTLTNDLYDLLCGKYIPDIENK
- a CDS encoding HAD family hydrolase, which translates into the protein MDRKLLLFDVDGTLVSYDGTIPQSCIDALKQAKDKGHYIFVVTGRTRNRATVGNIDVSGIICGNGAYIECEGEVLKDKKLSLEQVKEITDYLDSHDICYFMEGNDGLYGSHDFETRAVPTYQKYGHSGTPKIREIYPMMEFPESMYQENITKINYVLNTYQDYLDFKAHFPQFQCLTWGGQGEDALFGDCALPHIDKKMAIEQLIEYLDMDKQDIYAFGDAEVDIPMFQCAGTSICVGSGREAAKKPLTMSQKMS